TTAGGACCACTGAGCTTCAACCTGTGGGTCAGGCCTCCTGGAGAATTAGGACATAATTTGGGCTTTTCTTAGAGGATGTTGGAAAAAGATGTAATAGCATAGAATAAAACGTTAATATAAGAGGATAAGTAATAAAATGTAGTCCATGTAGCAGTGAGAATGGGTCGTATTGagtctttttgtctgtgtagGTTTGCGTGCACAGATGAACAGCCCGATTATCGTGGAGTTGCCACGACTTGAAGCTGAAACCCACTGATTGATttgttaaaacttgttttttcgtCCTGTTaattcttccttttcttttttttttacatacttCTAAACCACAAACATAATAAAACGGATCATAACACGATCTAAAAGGTGCTTTAACCAGATTGAgaagacaattaaaaacaactaaaacagttGCAGGAACATCTGTAGATGACAAGATATGTTTTTTGTGGTTATGTCTCAGTTCACCGTATTTATTGTCGATTCTGCTCTTGTGTTTGACAACACCGATACATCTATATAATCTGTACATGTTCAGTATTCATGTTTATCACCTAAAGCTTTAGTTGCTCTTTGCTAATTTCCTGTTCGTGCACCGTTAAGAGCGTCTACCTGCAGGCTCTTTTAGGAATTATTTATTGACCAGAAACAAAGTCAAGCACAATTTTTAACCGTGAGTCTTCAATGTCATGTACGTTATGAGCAGTCCCAGTTCTTCCACCGTGAGCCTCAGGGGCACTTAAAGACACATTGGCGCGATGGCGCTAAcggcttgtgtctgtgtttgtctcaggCCCAGGTGAGGACGGACGAGCCGGTCACCACTGCGCTGAGCGAGAGCATTCCCAAGTTCTACTTCCCGCAGGGCCGGCCCCAAGCCAACCTCAACACGGACGGCCTCATTTCCAAAATTGAGAAAATATTTTCCCAATTTCCGAATGAAAGGGCCACCGTTGAAGACATGGGGCCTGTCGCCAAGGTGAGGAGGCGGGTGAGGAGGCGGGTGGCAGCGCCCGCGGTCGCAGCTGCCACCCAGGAAAATTTGTTTGCTCTTCGTGCCGTTTGGCCTCCCGACTTATCAAatgtttgctgattttttttaaaacccccATGGAAAATCTTATTCCCGTGTCGCGCAGGAATGTGGTCAGTAGTCTGAGGAGAACTTTAGGCCAAAGACGACTAGGTTTACTCAGGGAAATCTAAAAATCATCTATTACTGCTTTCCTACCTAATAaagttcagaaataaaacttgtttatttattgactttatGCTCCCCTCTGTGTAGTTTTCATCCTCACCACAGGCCCTtattttccctctctctctctctccttctctctccttAGGCCTGTGAGTGTCCCCTCTACTGGAAAATGCCATTGTTCTGCTCAGCCGGAGGCGACAGGACGGGTTTCGTGTCCGTCCACAAGTTTGTGGCCATTTGGAGAAAGTAAGACAATGGCCGCTTTTATTCTAACCGAACCATCAGCGCATTCACTCCCAGCCAAAAGGCTCACACAAGTCCCCTCCGGACAACGACGAGCGCTCTCTCAGGAACATAAACGCTGCATGCAGCTCGCCGCTATTATGACATTTTCCTTTGCAAACGCCACGAGGGAAGCTCGCTGCGTGTAAATGAAAACACCCATTCAGCGTCTGATCGAAATGCCACGAGGCTTTTAGCACGGCGGCTGCGTGCTGAATGGCGTTTTGTGCAGTGGGCGTGTCCTTGTATTAATGCGCGAGCCTCCGGAGAACTGGACGGACACGACCTTTGACCCGAGCTCGCGGCTGAACCGTTCTCATTCGAGAGGCCACATCGAGCCCTTTCAATTCAGAATGTATTATgcgtgcattttttttttttttttagcagagtTTAAAACTTGAAAGAATGTCGAGGGAGCGACCTCCTTAACCGgctgttctctctctctcgttttttttttttttattttctttcctccagAACTCTGCAGACCTGTCACGACGATGCTTCGAAATTCGTGCACCTCTTGGCCAAGCCTGGCTGTAATTACCTGGAACAAGACGACTTTATTCCGTTCCTGCAGGTACGGTCTGCAGCACACACGGGGAGTCGGGCTGGAGCCGGCGAAAAATGCACCGGCGGCGCAAACTGAGCTCAGTCTGCGGACGGCTAATTTAGGGACGTTATAATAAGCCAAATATGGCGGAGAGGCTCACACTTAAAGGAAGATGTGTTCAAGCttagcaggaaaacaaaaaaaataatctcatttggTGATATTCCacacctgatttttttttttttttttctgctttctgtggGACATGAGCGCCCGTTAGCATACAAACAGAGGGTCCCACGTGGCACGCGCCGTTTAATTTGTTCGGCTCGGCCCCCGCGAATCGGCCCCGACTGCTTTGATGAATGAAAGGCGGATTGCAGTGGAGTAGATTTGACTGTCCCCGCCCGTTTCCCGCGGCCGGTGATTTATGTGCTTCCTATGATTTAATTTCGCTCGGCGAGAGTCAAAAGAGGCACGACGGCTGCCCTGAAATGAGGCCCTTTTAATTTCATTGCCGCCTTTCGCGTTCGTGTCAACAGCTCGTCCCTTCACTGGAAGGCAAGGAGGTGGAATAAGGGAAAGGCTTGAGGGGAGGGGGGTCCATAATAAGCAGTTGATAAGAAATGCAGCACTCTTTTCTGACTTTATGGCACAAGGAGAGAATAAGTCGGtaataaacatctttttttattggtaCCTCCTTGTGTTTTGCGGTTTTTAAAGAGCCGTTTAAATCAGAATCCTCCTCTAATAAGGTCTGGGGGGGGGTTCAGATCGTAGCGCAATGTAAAAACCACATGTTGGGATGAAATGATGAGCAGCGGAGCAGCACAGATATCTGATGTTTCACTTAGGGAGTCTTTATACGGCTGCTCCGTCCAGAAATGAAGGCCGCCCGTTAGAGCAGAAGGCTTCGACTTTTTTGTGGAGTCGaagcaataaaactaaaacgCTGAATATTTTCAGGATGTGGTGAACTCACACGCAGGGTTGGCCTTTCTTAAGGAAGCACCGGACTTTCACTCGCGATACATCACCACGGTACGTGACCCCAGGTTCGCCCGCTCACAGCGGTGACCTCGTTTTGGCGCTGTAACAACTCCGGTTGTCCTCCAGGTGATCCAGAGGATATTTTACAACGTGAACCGGTCGTGGACGGGGAAAATAACCTGTTCTGAGCTCCGGAAAAGCAACTTCCTGCAGGTAAATCGCACACAGAAAGCATCGGATGAAACATCGCCGTCGCACATCATCACCGTGTTCGTTGGCTTTAACGTGCGCGTTTCGACGTTTATATACCTGTAAGCAATAACGACTGAAACTAATACTTCCTCTTGGGCAGAACGTGGCGCTGCTGGAGCAAGAGGAAGACGTGAACCAGCTGACGGAGTACTTCTCCTACGAACATTTTTACGTCATCTACTGCAAGTTCTGGGAGCTGGACTCGGACCACGACCTCTACATTGACCAGAAAGACCTGGCGCGGCACAACGACCAAGGTGAGCCAACACACCCATCGCCTCGCTGTCATTTCGTCTGTTGTGGCTTCGTGTCATGTCAGCACAGGCAATCGAAGCAGTTTGAATCTACCGCTTGACTGAAACTACACGGGacaataaaacacctttttttttttttttgtaaatgttatcTGGACCAGATTTGCTCCTCACACACAAGGCAGGCAAAGATTTATCTCTGACACTTCCTCCCCTTTTACGCCACATGTTCTCGGTTGATGGTTTGTGAGCGAGGCCGGGGGAAATAAGACACAAGATCAATAGGCGAGCAGCGTATACGCTCCGCTCCAATGACGCCGCGTCTGGAACAATTTCCACTGCTTTATGGTCAAAATGATGACCGGAGGATTTATAGGGTTGTCAGGAAAACTACACCAGCAAGTCCGTGAATGGATTACATGTGTTGTGGAGATAAAaggggggggaaagaaaaaaacttggaaCTGTATCCGAAAGAGCTCGATTCTAAGCGTCTGATTCGTTCTTGTGTTTTCTAGCGATTTCGCAGAAAATGATCGAGCGAATATTCTCGGGCACAGTGACGAGGTAAGTTCACCGTTTCGTCAAAGAGCTGAAAGTCTGGACTTCAGCTTCCAGTTTCTTAACGTGGtggttggtttctttttttccctatcAGAGACAGACGGGTGCACAAACAGGGAAGGCTGAGTTACGCTGATTTCGTCTGGTTCCTCATTTCTGAAGAGGACAAGAAGACCGACACCAGGTACCTCCGCCTTCAGCCCCACGGCGTGCCGTTCTTAAAGCGATAGTTCTGAGCTCAGATTGGAACAAGAATTGTATTTCCTGATGCAGGTCACTCCCTAAACGaacacagtttggagaaatggttcaAATCTTGACTAGACTGATGAACTTACAGCTGAGTCAAGACCAAATGGATTTGCTGTTATCTTAAAACCACcaagtttttaaagcattttatgcaaacattattttaaaaacctttacatcaccatcagttttgcattacagcGTTTGACGTAGAAttttatggggtttttttgcaagtgcaaataggaGTAGTAGCAGATAGCTGTAGCACCTGGGACACATCCTGCACAAATGTTATATTTTGCCAGAATATTTTACCGACAGCAACAGAAAATTGGCGGCAGTGGAAGTTTataaacttccttttttttctttcggcCGTTCCCTTttcagcgagtcctcctcctccgtctaactctgtcttatgtgtcctctgtcctcactccagctgcCTCCATGTCCTCTCCAACTGCATCCACATATCTCCTCTTTTGCACGAACCGGTTTAAATGAGTTTTGAGGCTGGAGCT
This genomic stretch from Kryptolebias marmoratus isolate JLee-2015 linkage group LG6, ASM164957v2, whole genome shotgun sequence harbors:
- the ppp2r3b gene encoding serine/threonine-protein phosphatase 2A regulatory subunit B'' subunit beta isoform X2 encodes the protein MPSPQVLQPVLKKKVDELFLNWLSDPGTQSALKEYLDLIKNGQYVDWSSGEASDKRSLSFNENNNVASHRNLAEKKPAPIGTPAAPQSSSTLPSRSSSTARVTGPNGRALRRSVSAKKAQVRTDEPVTTALSESIPKFYFPQGRPQANLNTDGLISKIEKIFSQFPNERATVEDMGPVAKACECPLYWKMPLFCSAGGDRTGFVSVHKFVAIWRKTLQTCHDDASKFVHLLAKPGCNYLEQDDFIPFLQDVVNSHAGLAFLKEAPDFHSRYITTVIQRIFYNVNRSWTGKITCSELRKSNFLQNVALLEQEEDVNQLTEYFSYEHFYVIYCKFWELDSDHDLYIDQKDLARHNDQAISQKMIERIFSGTVTRDRRVHKQGRLSYADFVWFLISEEDKKTDTSIEYWFRCMDLDGDGVLSMYELEYFYEEQCQKLEAMAIEPLPFEDCLCQMLDLVRPEAEGKITLRDLKRCKLTHVFFDTFFNIEKYLDHEQRDPFSVIREAESDGQEVSDWEKYAAEEYDILVAEEAANNLCNDENSTDL
- the ppp2r3b gene encoding serine/threonine-protein phosphatase 2A regulatory subunit B'' subunit beta isoform X3, producing the protein MRMRELSLRQDPDLRKELALLARGCDFVLPSRFKKRLRAFQQGQAQVRTDEPVTTALSESIPKFYFPQGRPQANLNTDGLISKIEKIFSQFPNERATVEDMGPVAKACECPLYWKMPLFCSAGGDRTGFVSVHKFVAIWRKTLQTCHDDASKFVHLLAKPGCNYLEQDDFIPFLQDVVNSHAGLAFLKEAPDFHSRYITTVIQRIFYNVNRSWTGKITCSELRKSNFLQNVALLEQEEDVNQLTEYFSYEHFYVIYCKFWELDSDHDLYIDQKDLARHNDQAISQKMIERIFSGTVTRDRRVHKQGRLSYADFVWFLISEEDKKTDTSIEYWFRCMDLDGDGVLSMYELEYFYEEQCQKLEAMAIEPLPFEDCLCQMLDLVRPEAEGKITLRDLKRCKLTHVFFDTFFNIEKYLDHEQRDPFSVIREAESDGQEVSDWEKYAAEEYDILVAEEAANNLCNDEYDNPLSPLEQHISDELSLTKRHLFEIPSPHCNLDLDEYEYEDDFE